One window from the genome of Grus americana isolate bGruAme1 chromosome 2, bGruAme1.mat, whole genome shotgun sequence encodes:
- the MYC gene encoding myc proto-oncogene protein — protein MPLSAGFPSKNYDYDYDSVQPYFYFEEEEENFYLAAQQRGSELQPPAPSEDIWKKFELLPTPPLSPSRRSSLAAASCFPSTADQLEIVTELLGGDMVNQSFICDPDDESFPKSIIIQDCMWSGFSAAAKLEKVVSEKLASYQAARREGGPAAARPGPPSAGPPPPGLAASPAASAGLYLHDLGAAAADCIDPSVVFPYPLSERAPRAGPPGASPASLLGDDTPPTTSSDSEEEQEEDEEIDVVTLAEANESESSTESSTDTSEEHSKPHHSPLVLKRCHVNIHQHNYAAPPSTKVEYPAAKRLKLDSGRVLKQISNNRKCSSPRTSDSEENDKRRTHNVLERQRRNELKLSFFALRDQIPEVANNEKAPKVVILKKATEYVLSIQSDEHRLIAEKEQLRRRREQLKHKLEQLRNSCA, from the exons ATGCCGCTCAGCGCCGGCTTCCCCAGCAAGAACTACGACTACGACTACGACTCGGTGCAGCCCTACTTCTACttcgaggaggaggaggagaacttCTACCTGGCGGCGCAGCAGCGGGGCAGCGagctgcagccccccgccccgtccgAGGACATCTGGAAGAAGTTTGAATTGCTGCCCACGCcgcccctctcccccagccGCCGCTCCAGCCTGGCCGCCGCCTCCTGCTTCCCTTCCACCGCCGACCAGCTGGAGATAGTGACCGAGCTCCTCGGGGGGGACATGGTCAACCAGAGCTTCATCTGCGACCCGGACGACGAATCCTTCCCCAAGTCCATCATCATTCAGGACTGCATGTGGAGCGGCTTCTCCGCCGCCGCCAAGCTGGAGAAGGTGGTCTCCGAGAAGCTGGCGTCCTACCAGGCGGCCCGCCGGGAGgggggccccgccgccgcccgccccggcccgccgtccgcggggccgccgccgcccggcctcGCCGCCTCCCCCGCCGCCTCGGCAGGCCTCTACCTGCACGACCtgggcgccgccgccgccgactGCATCGACCCCTCGGTGGTCTTCCCCTACCCGCTCAGCGAGCGGGCCCCGCGGGCCGGACCGCCCGGCGCCAGCCCCGCGTCCCTGCTGGGCGACGACACGCCACCCACGACCAGCAGCGACTCCG aagaagaacaagaggaagatgaggaaattGATGTTGTTACTTTAGCTGAAGCAAACGAATCCGAATCCAGCACAGAGTCCAGCACAGACACATCAGAAGAGCACAGTAAGCCCCACCACAGCCCGCTGGTTCTCAAACGGTGTCACGTCAACATCCATCAGCACAATTACGCCGCTCCTCCATCCACCAAGGTTGAATACCCAGCTGCAAAAAGGCTAAAGTTGGACAGTGGCAGAGTTCTCAAACAGATCAGCAATAACCGAAAATGCTCGAGTCCCCGCACGTCAGATTCAGAAGAGAACGACAAGAGGCGAACACACAATGTCTTGGAGCGCCAGAGGAGAAACGAGCTGAAGCTGAGTTTCTTTGCCTTGCGTGACCAGATACCCGAGGTGGCCAACAACGAAAAGGCGCCCAAGGTTGTCATCctgaaaaaagcaacagagtACGTTCTTTCCATCCAGTCGGACGAGCACAGACTGATTGCAGAGAAAGAGCAGTTGAGGCGGAGGAGAGAACAGTTGAAACACAAACTCGAGCAGCTAAGGAACTCTTGTGCATAG